The Halichoerus grypus chromosome 14, mHalGry1.hap1.1, whole genome shotgun sequence genomic interval CACCCCTGCAGACCCACCCTCCCCAGTGTGCCAGACGGTCCCTCTCAAACTGATCCCTGCCTACTCTGCATGCCCAATTCCAACATCACCTCCTCTGGGGCCCCTCATCAGTATGTTGCATTTGGTTCAGCCCCCCATGTCCCATATGtgtcctcctcacccccagcctctgggcccatgaaagacagggagaagagagaaccCCAGCATAAGCCTCAAGGGGGCCTTGGGTTGAGAGGCAAGCTACCAGAGAGAGGACAGTGAccacagaggaaagaggaagggagcaaAGCTAGGTGGTCAAATGCCCACTGCTGAGGAGGCTGAGGGCCAGAAGAGGCCAGGTGATCAGATAAGGGTGATCCCTGTGGGTCCCAGGTCCTGTACAGACTCGGGGTGGATGCCAGTCATGCCCCTGTCCTCATGGTAGGCAGGGGGGGCAGGATGCATGCtctgggctgggacagggagTTTTTCATCCCTGAGAAATCAGAGAAGGTGCGGGGCAGACTGGACATTCCAGCAGGCTCTGATGGAGGGAGTAATGCATAAGCCAATACCCCAAAGACAAGTGGCCAAGAGGAGGGGACAGTGTTTCAGGAAGCCATGAGCCTTCTGAACGCTGAGTAGTCTGGGAACCCTCTAGGGGACAACAGGTGGATGTTGCTGACGGTGGCCAGGGAAGATGTGGAGCTGAGCAGAGGGGCAgcggctggaggtggggggacgTCAGGGATTTGGAGGGCGTCCAGGGGAGTCTGGGGGCTTAGGGTGAGTGGTCCAGGCTGggtcttctccctccccctcccccgcagaTTGTGACGATCCACCAGGAGCCTTTCGTGTACGTCAAGCCCACGCTGAGCGATGGCACATGCAAGGAGGAGTTCACCGTCAATGGGGACCCGGTCAAGAAAGTGATCTGCACTGGACCCAACGACACGTCGCCAGGCAGCCGTGAGCGCGGGGCCGGGGCGcggccgcggggcggggcgggggggccgggGGCTCGGCGGTGACGGCCCCCGCCGCGTCCCTAGCTCGCCACACAGTGCCTCAGTGCTGCTACGGCTTCTGCATCGATCTGCTCATCAAGCTGGCGCGCACCATGAACTTCACCTACGAGGTGCACCTGGTGGCTGATGGCAAGTTCGGCACTCAAGAGCGGGTACGCGTGGACTGCTGGGTGCCACGAGGGACCGGTCCGGGTGGCAGCAGTCTGGCGAAGGACCGGGCGGGGgtgggcggggcggcggggcctACGGACTGGGATGGGGTCTGGAGTGGGTGGACCCAAGAGCTGAGCTCGGGCAGGAGCCTGTCGCTGGAGTGGCGCTGACAGCGTTCGCGCGCCCGCCGGCCGTCTCGCCCACAGGTGAACAACAGCAATAAGAAGGAGTGGAATGGGATGATGGGCGAGCTGCTCAGCGGGCAGGCGGACATGATCGTGGCGCCGCTGACCATCAACAACGAGCGTGCACAGTACATCGAGTTCTCCAAGCCCTTCAAGTACCAGGGCCTGACCATTCTGGTCAAGAAGGTGGGCAGGGCCCAGCGCGGCGGGGCTGGGGTCCTGGGTGAGCTCGGGTGGCGCTGACAGCCCGTCCACCTGCAGGAGATCCCCCGGAGCACGCTGGACTCGTTCATGCAGCCCTTCCAGAGCACGCTGTGGCTGCTGGTGGGGTTGTCGGTGCACGTGGTGGCCGTGATGCTCTACCTGCTGGACCGCTTCAGGTGAGCGCGGCCCGGGGGCCGGACACCTCCCTCTGCGGCGGCGGGCGGAGCCgggcgagggggcggggcagggctgccCCTCCCGCCCTCTCCCGCCCGCCCTCTGCGCCCCGCAGCCCCTTCGGCCGGTTCAAGGTGAAcagtgaagaggaggaggaagacgcGCTGACCCTGTCTTCGGCCATGTGGTTCTCCTGGGGCGTCCTGCTCAACTCGGGTATCGGGGAAGGTGAGGCCACGCCCGGCCGCATCCCGCTCCGCCCCGTCCCGCCTGCCGGGAGCTGACCGTCCTCTGCCCGCAGGCGCCCCCCGAAGCTTCTCAGCGCGCATCCTGGGCATGGTGTGGGCCGGCTTCGCCATGATCATCGTGGCCTCCTACACCGCCAACCTGGCGGCCTTCCTGGTGCTGGACCGGCCCGAGGAGCGCATCACGGGCATCAACGACCCACGGGTGAGGCCTGgccggctgggggcggggagcgtGAGGTCAGCGGCACTCTGCCTGGGGTGGGCCCCGGGAGCAGCCGCGAGCCCTGCCCTCTGACCCTGCAGCTGAGGAATCCCTCGGACAAGTTCATCTACGCGACGGTGAAGCAGAGCTCGGTGGACATCTACTTCCGGCGGCAGGTGGAGCTGAGCACCATGTACCGACACATGGAGAAGCACAACTACGAGAGCGCCGCCGAGGCCATCCAGGCCGTGCGGGacaagtgagggggaggggcgggcgggaCCGGTGAGGGGGACGGACAGGACAGTGGGGGGGACGGACAGGACAGTGGGGGGGAGGAGCGGGCGGGACAAGTCGGGTGGGGGGGACTGGCAGGACAAGTGGGGGGGACGGGTGGGCGGGACAAGTTGTGGGGGGACGGGTGGGCGGGACAAGTGAGGGGGGATAGGCAGGGAGGGGCATCCACCCCTACAGGAAAAGTGAGAGTGTCCAGGCTGGATGGGACCCGCGGGATGGAGACAGAGGTAAGGTTTCCAGTGGGCAGGAGGTGCAGACTGCGGGCGCCTGtgacccctgcccctgcccacagcAAGCTTCACGCCTTCATCTGGGATTCGGCCGTGCTGGAGTTCGAGGCCTCGCAGAAATGCGACCTAGTGACCACTGGCGAGCTGTTCTTCCGCTCGGGCTTTGGCATTGGCATGCGCAAGGACAGCCCCTGGAAGCAGAACGTCTCCCTGTCCATCCTCAAGTGAGTCTGCCTACCCGCTGCCTCCTGCCCTTCATCCTTCTCCACGAGGCTCCCACCAGAGGCCGACCCCTCCCAGAGCCAGACCCTACCCCTAGGCACACAGACCCCGCCTCCCCCAAcggcccaggccccaccccggTGCCCCGCCCACTCCAGGACGCTCCCTCCCAGGTCCCATGAGAATGGCTTCATGGAAGATCTGGACAAGACGTGGGTGCGGTACCAGGAGTGTGACTCTCGCAGCAACGCCCCTGCTACCCTCACCTTTGAGAACATGGCAGGTAGGTCTCCCCGTTTCCCTCAACGCCCCTGCTGACACTGGTGGGGTTCTCCAAGGGGCCTGCAGACTGGCCAGCCGACAGCTGAGGTGCTGGGTCCTGGCCCACAGGGGTCTTCATGCTGGTGGCTGGGGGCATCGTGGCCGGGATCTTCCTGATCTTCATTGAGATCGCCTACAAGCGACACAAGGACGCTCGCCGGAAGCAGATGCAGCTAGCGTTTGCAGCCGTGAACGTGTGGAGAAAGAACCTGCAGGTAGGACAGGCCAGCCTCCGAGGCCTGGTGCCCATGGCccggcctggccccggccctcctcCATTCCCACAGGCCGAAGCACCGGCTCAGGCTCCCAGGAGCCCATGTGGGCAGGACTGGAGCTAGGAGCCCCAACCAGGGGCAGCGTTGCTGGGGGGCCACCTGCAGGTGGCTGCCCCCTGCAAAGCCCGGCTCCAAGCCTCCGCCTGGCCCCTCTGTCTCCAGAGTCGCCCGCCGGCGCCCATTCCATAGGAAGGCAAACTGAGGCAGGGTAAGACAGGGACCCACCTGGGTGTAGCACGTGAGTCCAAGACATATTCTGCCCTCGCCGCCCCATGCCTCTCCTCGGCACCCGCCAGGGacccccttccctgctgccctGCTCTGTCCTCTGCTCCATAACTCCACCTTGAATCGGGCCAGCTGGCCCTGCTTGGCACCCCAGGCCGTGTCTGTGGGAACTCGCTGCCAGCAGGAAACAGGCTGCCCACCTGGGATAGGGCAGGCAGTGGGGCCTGTGCGGGCCCGTGGGCTCATGCCCCACGGCCCAGTTCTGGCTTCcttcatctcttctctttctctgggtgCCTCCCCAGAGCCTGGGTCCGGGGATGAAGTTGGTGTCCAGAGAGGGAGGGCCATGGGGGGACGGGTTGCTGGAGCCCCCACACCTCTCATCTGCCTATTCTTGTTCTTGGGACCTGGTCACTGCTCTCACTGGCTGGCACAGGGCCATCCTGGCCATCAGACCCCAGGCCAGGGTCTGGAAGCCACCTCCATCTATCTCTCCAATTCATCTTGCCGCCTGCCTTTGGCCCCTCAGCCCCTTCCTGAATCTTGGCGTCCCCCTCAGGGGACAGAATGGCTGGCAGGGCCCGAGGGGCAACTCCTCCAGGGCTTGGGGGACCCTCCTCCTTGGGACACCTGTAATCCAGGGTCACCCAGGAGCCAGGGAGCCAGGCTGACCTCCCAGGAAGAGAGCCGGACGGGACcccccaagccccaccccagCACAAGCAAGGTCAGGCCCAAGACGGGTGCAGGAGCAGGGCTGCTTGCATACGTCCAGCTGCTGGTCCGTCTGTCCAGCACAGCGAGGCAGGCAGGAGCGAGGGCCTGAGTGGCCGGCCAGGCTGGGCAGCAGCCCCCGAGGAGCAGGCGAGGGCAGGTGTGGCCGCCGCCCTTAGCTGTCTAATCACTTATACATATTCATTTTAGGATAGAAAGAGTGGTAGAGCAGAGCCCGACCCTAAAAAGAAAGCCACATTTAGGGCTATCACCTCCACCTTGGCTTCCAGCTTCAAGAGACGTAGGTCCTCCAAAGACACGGTAAGGGGAAGAACGCCCAGTCCCACGTCTCCGACTCTGATCTCGCCCCGCCCCCGTGTCTGTGTCCCGTGCCTCAGGCgtgccctccccctctccctcaccaTCCCATCCACCCCCACCTCTGACCGCTGTGGCCCTTCTGCCCTCATCTCTATTTGCCCAGCACATGAGGtcttcactctctctctagaCCTTTCTCGGTCCTTTCTCCCACTGGCCCTCACTGGGTCCTCTTTCCCCATGTGTCTCTGCGTTGGTCTGCCCCCCATGCCATGACGCCATGCGCCATCTTGAAGCTGTGTCATGTCGTTGGTCAGCCAGTCAGCCTCTGAGCCCAGGGCCCCTGGGAGACCAGAGCCAATCTGTCCTGGACTCCTCACCTGTGGGAGGCCACGCCACCTCTCTGTCACATCCGTTCCTCCAGCGTCTCCCAGAGGAGCCCactgccctctctccccctcgCGACATCCATGGGGGGTGGCTGTGGTGTCCCATCCGCCCATCTGTCTGGCCGCCAGCCCCGCCACCCAGACACCTGTGTCACGCGTCTCACCAGAGCCATGCCTGTTGCATCCCCTCCATGTGGTCTCTGTgtgggccggggctgggggccgggcctGGCTCCATCTGGGTGGACGGCTGGGGCCTGGAACTGGGACAGGCCCCCAGCCACAGGGGACCGCCAGGCGGGGACTGGGTGGCCCCAGAGGGGTGGAGGCCACCCCAGGCAGAGCCGGAGTCACTGAGGCTCCCAGACAGAGGCGCAGGAAGGAGAGGCCTTGAGGGAGGAGGGCAGCGCCTCAGCTCCCGACCCTCTAGCGCTTCCCCACAGGGCGTCAGAGCAGGGCCTCCTACCCTGGGCAGCTTGTCACCACACCACATGTGCACACTTGGGATAAAAGCCCTTCAAATGGACCCAGCCTTGCTAGGGGCACCCCGGtccaaggtggggagggggcagcccagAGTTAGCACTGTCCTTGGCCTCCCTGCCGTCCAGGGGCCAGCTTGGCCTCCATCCTGCAGGGGCTTATGCTCCAAGGTGGAAACAGgaatttgcacacacacacacacacacaccccacacacacacagagcgcACTGGAAAGGAGGCAGATCTCCAGGACACAGACAGAGCTTGGCACAGAATGATCCGAGGCCAGGGTGAAGCCATCAGGGTGCCCCCAGAGGGGCCCATGTGGCCTGGCTGCTCTGCTTCCCAGGAGGGGCTTGGCACGGGGAGGGTAGGTGAAGAGTGAgggcctgggagctgggagcaCAGGCCCGAGAAAGTGGGCTGAGCCAGGGGCCCTGCCAAGGGGTTCAGGAACAGATCCAAGACCAGAGAGGACAGGTGGTGGGgaaggcctggggagaggttaTCCTTGTAGACAGCACTTTTAGGGAGGAGCACAAAAGTTACACAGGTGATAGGCTGCTTTGTGAGGGTGTCCTTGATCCCCCCCCACCCAACAATACCCCTACCCAAAGAAAAGCTGCACGCTCCTTAGCTGGTCCAAGTGCAAC includes:
- the GRIN1 gene encoding glutamate receptor ionotropic, NMDA 1 isoform X1 yields the protein MSTMRLLTLALLFSCSFARAACDPKIVNIGAVLSTRKHEQMFREAVNQANKRHGSWKIQLNATSVTHKPNAIQMALSVCEDLISSQVYAILVSHPPTPNDHFTPTPVSYTAGFYRIPVLGLTTRMSIYSDKSIHLSFLRTVPPYSHQSSVWFEMMRVYGWNHVILLVSDDHEGRAAQKRLETLLEERESKSKKRNYENLDQLSYDNKRGPKAEKVLQFDPGTKNVTALLMEARELEARVIILSASEDDAATVYRAAAMLNMTGSGYVWLVGEREISGNALRYAPDGIIGLQLINGKNESAHISDAVGVVAQAVHELLEKENITDPPRGCVGNTNIWKTGPLFKRVLMSSKYADGVTGRVEFNEDGDRKFANYSIMNLQNRKLVQVGIYNGTHVIPNDRKIIWPGGETEKPRGYQMSTRLKIVTIHQEPFVYVKPTLSDGTCKEEFTVNGDPVKKVICTGPNDTSPGSPRHTVPQCCYGFCIDLLIKLARTMNFTYEVHLVADGKFGTQERVNNSNKKEWNGMMGELLSGQADMIVAPLTINNERAQYIEFSKPFKYQGLTILVKKEIPRSTLDSFMQPFQSTLWLLVGLSVHVVAVMLYLLDRFSPFGRFKVNSEEEEEDALTLSSAMWFSWGVLLNSGIGEGAPRSFSARILGMVWAGFAMIIVASYTANLAAFLVLDRPEERITGINDPRLRNPSDKFIYATVKQSSVDIYFRRQVELSTMYRHMEKHNYESAAEAIQAVRDNKLHAFIWDSAVLEFEASQKCDLVTTGELFFRSGFGIGMRKDSPWKQNVSLSILKSHENGFMEDLDKTWVRYQECDSRSNAPATLTFENMAGVFMLVAGGIVAGIFLIFIEIAYKRHKDARRKQMQLAFAAVNVWRKNLQDRKSGRAEPDPKKKATFRAITSTLASSFKRRRSSKDTSTGGGRGALQNQKDTVLPRRAIEREEGQLQMCARHRES
- the GRIN1 gene encoding glutamate receptor ionotropic, NMDA 1 isoform X8; this encodes MSTMRLLTLALLFSCSFARAACDPKIVNIGAVLSTRKHEQMFREAVNQANKRHGSWKIQLNATSVTHKPNAIQMALSVCEDLISSQVYAILVSHPPTPNDHFTPTPVSYTAGFYRIPVLGLTTRMSIYSDKSIHLSFLRTVPPYSHQSSVWFEMMRVYGWNHVILLVSDDHEGRAAQKRLETLLEERESKAEKVLQFDPGTKNVTALLMEARELEARVIILSASEDDAATVYRAAAMLNMTGSGYVWLVGEREISGNALRYAPDGIIGLQLINGKNESAHISDAVGVVAQAVHELLEKENITDPPRGCVGNTNIWKTGPLFKRVLMSSKYADGVTGRVEFNEDGDRKFANYSIMNLQNRKLVQVGIYNGTHVIPNDRKIIWPGGETEKPRGYQMSTRLKIVTIHQEPFVYVKPTLSDGTCKEEFTVNGDPVKKVICTGPNDTSPGSPRHTVPQCCYGFCIDLLIKLARTMNFTYEVHLVADGKFGTQERVNNSNKKEWNGMMGELLSGQADMIVAPLTINNERAQYIEFSKPFKYQGLTILVKKEIPRSTLDSFMQPFQSTLWLLVGLSVHVVAVMLYLLDRFSPFGRFKVNSEEEEEDALTLSSAMWFSWGVLLNSGIGEGAPRSFSARILGMVWAGFAMIIVASYTANLAAFLVLDRPEERITGINDPRLRNPSDKFIYATVKQSSVDIYFRRQVELSTMYRHMEKHNYESAAEAIQAVRDNKLHAFIWDSAVLEFEASQKCDLVTTGELFFRSGFGIGMRKDSPWKQNVSLSILKSHENGFMEDLDKTWVRYQECDSRSNAPATLTFENMAGVFMLVAGGIVAGIFLIFIEIAYKRHKDARRKQMQLAFAAVNVWRKNLQSTGGGRGALQNQKDTVLPRRAIEREEGQLQMCARHRES